DNA from Helcococcus ovis:
TCTTGTAAACTTCTCTCTGCCAAACATTTATTTCTAACTAATATGCTATTTAATTTTGAATCGGAAAGTAATTTTTCCGGCATAACACAGAAGCCACCTGTCTGCTTACTTCCTGAAACAATATAGACATACTTTTCTTTTTCTAATTTGTACTCCTTTATTGCCATAGTCGGAAAACTTAACTCTCCATCTTCTTTTATCTTCGACCAACCAAAAATATATTTTCCGCCTTTAGTCATCTGTGGCATTGTCTTCACTCTCCTTTAATGCTCTTTTGGTAATTCGAATTGCACCGGCACTATGGATACGAACAACAGGATGTGCATCATTATCTGCAAGCCACTGTAATTTTTCTAAGTATGGTTTGACATAGTACGGTTTACTTTTTCCTATTACTCTGAACATTTCAGGTGCTTCTATCCGTATTCTCTCCCCTTTGTCTTGTATCATTTCATAAAACATATCAAGTTTTTCACAGAACAGTTCCGGAGCATTTGTTGCAATATTTTCACAAGCCCAAACGAATGCAAGTCTTACTTCATCTACATTATCTTTTCTCATTTCCATTATTTTATCTAAATATGGAACAATCAACTGCTTATCAGCTCTGCCTATTCTTCCAAGTGCATTTACTGAACGCTCTCTTAATTTAGAGCGATCATCATGTAAGTAACTTGCAATATCTGCAACATACTTTTTTACTTCTAATGGATAATTTAATCCCATTTCTCCAAGAAGCCATAAGACCTTTGCTTTTACATCGTCAGAATGATTTTCGTTCAAGTAAATAGAAACTTCATCAATAGCTGTTTTCCAATTCTCCTTATTTTTCGTTATCTCTCTTAATTCCTTTAATAGCTCTCTATCTTCACATATATTTACCAATTCAAAAATCACTCCTCTAAATATAGCTTTCTAAAATCATTTATCCAATCGTTTAATGCTTCTGATAGCAAGACTTGTTGATTTATAATAGATTTGGCACAAACAGGAATATTTTCTCTTTCCATCTCTAACTTGCTAACTGCATTTTTGTACTTCTCAATCTCTGTTTCAATATTGTCTATAACCTCTTTGCTTTCATTTTTTGACAGCATTGCCATATTGATAATAACTGCATTAAAATCTAAAAAAACATTGACCATTTGAGCAGATATTTTCTTCATCAATTCTAAAAAATACTTATCTCCTTTTTCTGTAATGTGATAAATTGACTTTTCAGGCATATTCCCATCTCTTGATAAATTGCCTTTTATATAGCCTTTTTCTTCTAACTGAATTACCTTTTTATAAATTGATGGAGTGCTGACCTTTACCCATTTAGAAATATTTCTGTACTCAACATTCTTTTGCAACTCATAAGCACTTTGTTCTTTCTCTTTAATCATTCCCAAAACTATCAGATCAATTGTTGACATATTATCCCTCCAAATAAAAAACTACTATAAATTATATCACTGTATTTTACAGTAGTCAATTTTTTAGACAACTACAAAACAATCTGATTTTTCTCATTGATTTTCCAACTATCTTATTTTTATATAATCTTACTCTTGTGTTTTGAATTTTATCTATCAAAGACTCATTAAAAAACTCTTAATCATATACCTCCAAATA
Protein-coding regions in this window:
- a CDS encoding HEAT repeat domain-containing protein; the encoded protein is MIFELVNICEDRELLKELREITKNKENWKTAIDEVSIYLNENHSDDVKAKVLWLLGEMGLNYPLEVKKYVADIASYLHDDRSKLRERSVNALGRIGRADKQLIVPYLDKIMEMRKDNVDEVRLAFVWACENIATNAPELFCEKLDMFYEMIQDKGERIRIEAPEMFRVIGKSKPYYVKPYLEKLQWLADNDAHPVVRIHSAGAIRITKRALKESEDNATDD
- a CDS encoding PadR family transcriptional regulator; the encoded protein is MSTIDLIVLGMIKEKEQSAYELQKNVEYRNISKWVKVSTPSIYKKVIQLEEKGYIKGNLSRDGNMPEKSIYHITEKGDKYFLELMKKISAQMVNVFLDFNAVIINMAMLSKNESKEVIDNIETEIEKYKNAVSKLEMERENIPVCAKSIINQQVLLSEALNDWINDFRKLYLEE